The proteins below are encoded in one region of Triticum aestivum cultivar Chinese Spring chromosome 1B, IWGSC CS RefSeq v2.1, whole genome shotgun sequence:
- the LOC123078465 gene encoding cytochrome c biogenesis CcmF C-terminal-like mitochondrial protein encodes MAIVGMDVSTPYTIFRVESLKNFSGEAQIERIEQMVQLQNFFFFITSMVVPRGTAAPVLLKWFVSRDVPTGASSSNGTIIPIPIPLFPFLVYLHLRKFIRSMDRAKSGVLHAIGQRSVSGRSEVKAKHFGLRGMSNKMTR; translated from the exons ATGGCAATAGTTGGCATGGATGTGAGTACACCATACACCATATTCAGAGTTGAATCATTGAAAAA CTTCTCTGGAGAAGCTCAAATCGAGCGGATAGAGCAGATGGTCCAACTACAGAACTTCTTCTTTTTCATTACTTCCATGGTCGTGCCCCGTGGCACGGCAGCACCCGTACTATTGAAATGGTTCGTCAGTAGAGATGTTCCCACTGGTGCCTCTTCTTCCAATGGTACTATAATTCCTATTCCTATCCCTTTATTCCCTTTTTTGGTCTATCTACATTTAAGGAAATTCATACGCTCCATGGACAGAGCAAAAAGTGGAGTGTTG CACGCGATAGGTCAGCGAAGCGTGAGCGGGCGCTCCGAAGTAAAGGCCAAACACTTCGGCCTAAGGGGAATGAGCAACAAAATGACAAGATGA